From Myxocyprinus asiaticus isolate MX2 ecotype Aquarium Trade chromosome 25, UBuf_Myxa_2, whole genome shotgun sequence, one genomic window encodes:
- the LOC127416449 gene encoding DBH-like monooxygenase protein 2 homolog: MGIIFLVVPLALLSVQLSWAQEDPLLPFSEVLDPDHKVRLKWGFDEIQGTILFELSVTTSGWIGFGFSPKGGMTGADVVIGGVGPEGTYFTDGHAEGNSMPVVDQQQNYKLLSLTESNGTTVMKFQRSIEACDENDLPITTLPIKLIYAYGQTDDITYHGTTQRGTKEVNLLRYMPRVSPPNSKFFNMTMVNFTVPANQTYYHCKIMKAPTFNQKQHIYRIEPLIENFDLVHHLLLYRCPPSVKEPSEAECYTTGNEQCIEVIAVWGVGGGAFEFPEVAGLPIEANASDFLYRLEVHYNNPSKTAGRVDNSGLRFYYTSELRQHDAAVLMTGLGVYPGYAIPPNAKSFLTYGLCDTAYIPRVLSETPQDLQVFSVMLHTHLAGRKVRVGHFREGKQIDFLAADEHYDFEFQEVVNLGKTKTVKLGDKLLVECTYNTESRSTLTWGGLSTLDEMCLAFLYYYPAMSLSICESFPDHDALKAEMMTTNNNDWVFMMYTKTWNDTTINQYQQTLKRINQFVKVADSYKNQTAINIGVIPDLKVIMPATCMSGCATKCLAWISLLLCLALQLAY; encoded by the exons ATGGGCATAATATTTCTTGTCGTGCCCCTGGCCTTGCTCTCAGTTCAGTTGTCCTGGGCTCAGGAAGACCCTCTTCTCCCTTTCTCAGAAGTCCTGGACCCTGACCACAAAGTGCGTCTGAAGTGGGGATTTGATGAGATCCAGGGCACCATCTTATTCGAGCTCAGCGTCACCACCAGCGGCTGGATCGGTTTTGGCTTCAGCCCCAAAGGAGGAATGACTGGAGCTGATGTTGTCATTGGAGGAGTTGGGCCAGAAGGCACTTATTTCACG GATGGGCATGCTGAGGGGAACTCCATGCCTGTGGTGGACCAGCAACAGAACTACAAACTCCTGTCTCTAACCGAGTCCAACGGGACAACAGTCATGAAGTTTCAGAGGTCCATTGAGGCCTGTGATGAAAATGATCTTCCCATCACA ACTCTTCCCATCAAGCTGATCTATGCGTACGGACAGACAGATGACATCACATACCATGGTACCACCCAAAGAGGCACGAAGGAGGTGAACCTGTTGAGGTACATGCCTCGGGTTTCCCCTCCAAACAGCAAGTTTTTCAACATGACCATGGTCAAT TTCACAGTACCAGCTAACCAGACCTACTATCACTGCAAGATCATGAAAGCCCCAACCTTTAATCAGAAACAGCACATTTATCGG ATTGAGCCGCTTATTGAAAACTTTGACCTAGTGCATCACCTGCTGCTGTACCGCTGCCCCCCAAGTGTGAAGGAGCCATCTGAAGCCGAATGTTACACAACGGGGAATGAACAGTGTATAGAGGTCATTGCTGTGTGGGGAGTTGGAGGAGGG GCTTTTGAATTCCCTGAGGTGGCAGGACTTCCAATTGAAGCAAATGCTAGTGATTTTCTCTATAGGCTTGAAGTGCATTACAACAATCCAAGTAAAACTGCAG GTCGAGTTGATAACTCAGGTCTACGATTCTATTATACATCTGAACTCCGTCAGCATGATGCAGCTGTTCTCATGACAGGACTTGGGGTGTACCCTGGGTACGCCATCCCACCCAACGCCAAGTCTTTTCTCACGTATGGCCTGTGTGACACTGCTTATATTCCAAGG GTTCTATCTGAGACTCCACAGGATCTTCAGGTGTTCTCTGTAATGCTGCATACACACTTAGCTGGACGGAAGGTGCGAGTCGGACACTTCAG AGAGGGAAAACAGATTGATTTCCTAGCTGCGGATGAACACTACGATTTTGAATTCCAGGAAGTGGTAAACTTGGGTAAAACTAAGACAGTGAAGTTG GGTGACAAATTGCTGGTGGAGTGTACCTATAATACTGAAAGTCGATCCACACTAACATGG GGGGGGCTCTCAACTTTGGATGAGATGTGCTTGGCGTTCCTCTATTACTATCCAGCTATGAGTTTGAGCATTTGTGAGAGCTTCCCTGATCACGATGCCTTAAAAGCTGAGATGATGACAACAAATAATAA TGACTGGGTCTTTATGATGTACACAAAGACTTGGAATGACACAACCATCAATCAGTACCAACAAACATTGAAAAGAATCAACCAATTTGTCAAAGTTGCTGACTCCTAT AAAAACCAGACAGCAATTAACATAGGGGTGATTCCTGATCTTAAAGTCATCATGCCTGCAACCTGCATGAGTGGTTGTGCCACCAAATGTCTTGCTTGGATATCACTGCTCCTCTGTTTAGCTTTGCAATTGGCTTACTAA